The proteins below are encoded in one region of Treponema primitia ZAS-1:
- the proC gene encoding pyrroline-5-carboxylate reductase, whose amino-acid sequence MNTKNIACIGSGNMGRALMKGATSILPPGNIGFSDADISKAEVLAKELGAKVYSSNYDAVKEADFVFLAVKPQVLGTVLEEIAPALRMRVESKSPAILVSMAAGWTIKKIQILLDVGSVAKLIGPDWSEVNPTLTKAVPVVRIMPNTPALISQGVIAMAASSEVPEETLAMLEKILGAAGIVDRLDESYMDAVTGLSGSGPAFVYLFIEALADGGVQAGLPRDKALRYATQTVLGAAAMVKETGKHPGELKDMVTSPGGTTIAGVAALENGAFRGTVINAVDAAYNRSKKLG is encoded by the coding sequence ATGAACACAAAAAACATTGCCTGCATAGGCAGCGGAAACATGGGACGAGCCCTGATGAAGGGAGCCACCAGTATACTCCCGCCGGGAAATATCGGCTTTTCCGATGCCGATATCTCAAAGGCTGAAGTCCTGGCCAAGGAGCTGGGCGCCAAGGTGTATTCCTCCAACTATGATGCGGTTAAAGAGGCGGATTTCGTTTTCCTCGCCGTAAAGCCCCAGGTACTGGGAACGGTATTGGAAGAAATTGCCCCGGCCCTGCGCATGCGCGTGGAAAGCAAATCCCCGGCAATCCTGGTCTCCATGGCTGCGGGTTGGACTATCAAGAAGATCCAGATCCTCCTGGATGTGGGCAGCGTGGCTAAACTCATCGGCCCCGACTGGTCCGAGGTTAACCCGACACTGACCAAAGCTGTACCGGTGGTGCGGATCATGCCGAATACCCCGGCCTTGATTTCCCAGGGGGTTATTGCCATGGCGGCTTCCTCCGAAGTTCCGGAAGAAACCCTGGCGATGTTGGAGAAGATCCTGGGCGCCGCGGGGATAGTTGATCGCCTGGACGAAAGTTATATGGATGCGGTTACCGGCCTTTCCGGTTCCGGGCCGGCCTTTGTGTACCTCTTTATCGAAGCCCTGGCGGATGGCGGAGTTCAGGCGGGGCTGCCCCGGGACAAGGCCCTGCGCTATGCCACCCAGACAGTCTTAGGCGCCGCAGCGATGGTGAAGGAAACCGGAAAACACCCCGGGGAACTTAAAGACATGGTCACCTCCCCCGGAGGAACTACCATAGCGGGGGTAGCTGCTTTGGAGAACGGCGCTTTCCGGGGAACCGTGATAAATGCCGTGGATGCAGCGTACAACCGGTCAAAAAAACTAGGCTAA
- a CDS encoding SlyX family protein, with amino-acid sequence MTNSLEISSTIGMDHQDLAPRLEKIETRLAYLEDFLTRLQEEVVGRNAALDRLMTENTAIKERLQLISRNLEEMPNQKPPHY; translated from the coding sequence TTGACTAATTCATTAGAAATATCGTCAACTATCGGCATGGACCATCAGGACCTAGCCCCCCGGCTGGAAAAAATTGAAACAAGACTCGCCTATCTGGAGGACTTCCTAACCCGTCTCCAGGAAGAGGTCGTCGGCCGGAACGCCGCCCTGGACCGGCTGATGACCGAAAACACTGCCATAAAAGAGCGGCTCCAGCTCATCTCCCGGAACCTGGAGGAAATGCCGAACCAGAAGCCGCCTCATTATTAA
- the proB gene encoding glutamate 5-kinase, with amino-acid sequence MIPKLIAEARKIVFKFGSNTLADKEGRINPVFLEEFADQAAAFIKTGKQIVIVSSGAQVAGLSTMDKWARKRDIHYRQALCAVGQVELMDAWKRAFKKSGIHIAQILLTGDDFNDPIRTLNMRNTLFTLVDEGIIPIINENDTVSVEEIKIGENDTLAAQSAILWSADLLILFSDIDGLYNKNPKEYPDAELISEVRDIEAVKKNITIGNTNSFGTGGIATKLEAAKRVIPYGIPTIIANGSRPRVLEALAAGTQSGTAFLA; translated from the coding sequence ATGATCCCCAAGCTAATCGCAGAAGCACGAAAGATAGTTTTCAAATTCGGTTCCAATACCCTGGCGGACAAGGAAGGGCGGATCAACCCTGTCTTTCTTGAGGAATTCGCAGACCAAGCTGCGGCGTTTATCAAAACGGGGAAGCAGATCGTCATTGTTTCCTCCGGCGCCCAGGTGGCGGGGCTTTCCACCATGGACAAATGGGCCAGGAAGCGGGATATCCACTACCGGCAGGCCCTCTGCGCTGTTGGACAGGTGGAACTTATGGACGCCTGGAAACGGGCCTTTAAAAAATCCGGTATCCATATCGCCCAGATCCTCCTGACCGGGGATGATTTCAACGATCCTATCCGGACCCTCAACATGCGGAATACCCTCTTTACCCTGGTGGACGAGGGAATCATCCCTATCATCAACGAGAATGATACGGTGTCGGTGGAAGAAATAAAAATAGGCGAGAACGATACCCTGGCAGCCCAGTCCGCAATACTGTGGAGCGCCGATCTGCTCATCCTTTTCAGCGACATCGACGGGCTCTACAACAAAAATCCTAAGGAATACCCCGATGCAGAACTGATCAGTGAGGTCCGGGACATCGAAGCAGTTAAAAAAAATATCACCATCGGTAATACCAACAGTTTTGGTACCGGAGGTATTGCCACCAAACTGGAAGCCGCCAAACGGGTTATCCCCTACGGCATCCCCACGATTATCGCCAACGGCAGCAGACCCCGGGTGCTGGAAGCCCTGGCAGCGGGAACCCAGAGCGGGACGGCGTTTTTGGCGTAA
- a CDS encoding glutamate-5-semialdehyde dehydrogenase, whose amino-acid sequence MSALENLFESLKKAQAELALQNRGQKDAALKAVMDAIEKGRVDILKANAADVEKARAGGMKEALVDRLLLNDKRINDIIEGIDTVVRQEDPIGKVQTGWVLPNGLQVERTTVPLGVAAIIYESRPNVTADAFSLAYKAGCGILLRGSSAALESNRALVKAIKEGLSTGGGISDALALAESGSRDEVGEILSARGKIDVVLPRGGKDLIRRVVENAKIPVIETGEGNCHIYVDSSADIINAVDIIENAKLQKPGACNAVETVLVHRDIAAVLLPLLAKRLAGKAELRCDNAAKTAIGVLPQSLLLKDAVEEDWETEFLDYILAIKTVDTLEEAVTHINRYGTKHSEAILTNDHRAAEEFERRVDAACVYTNASTRFTDGGQFGFGAELGISTQKFHARGPMGLEALTTIKYRIHGTGQIRP is encoded by the coding sequence ATGAGTGCACTGGAAAACCTGTTTGAATCCCTCAAGAAGGCCCAAGCCGAATTGGCCCTGCAGAACCGCGGCCAAAAGGACGCCGCCCTGAAAGCGGTTATGGATGCCATTGAGAAGGGCCGGGTGGATATCCTCAAGGCCAATGCCGCGGATGTGGAAAAGGCCCGGGCCGGGGGTATGAAGGAAGCCCTGGTGGACCGGCTGCTCCTTAACGATAAACGCATCAACGATATTATAGAAGGAATAGATACGGTGGTCCGCCAGGAAGACCCCATAGGAAAGGTACAGACGGGATGGGTTCTGCCCAACGGCCTGCAGGTGGAGCGGACCACGGTCCCCCTGGGGGTGGCGGCGATCATCTACGAGTCCCGGCCCAATGTTACCGCCGACGCTTTCAGCCTGGCCTACAAGGCCGGGTGCGGCATCCTGCTCCGGGGTTCCTCGGCAGCGCTGGAATCAAACCGGGCTTTGGTTAAGGCCATCAAGGAAGGGCTTAGCACCGGCGGTGGCATCAGCGATGCGCTTGCCCTAGCGGAATCCGGCAGCCGGGACGAGGTTGGCGAAATTCTGAGCGCCCGGGGAAAGATCGACGTAGTTCTACCCCGGGGCGGGAAGGATCTGATCCGTCGCGTGGTGGAAAATGCCAAGATTCCGGTGATCGAAACCGGAGAAGGAAACTGCCACATCTATGTTGACAGCAGCGCCGACATCATCAATGCGGTGGATATCATCGAGAACGCCAAGCTCCAGAAGCCCGGGGCCTGCAACGCCGTGGAAACCGTCCTGGTTCACCGGGACATCGCCGCGGTTCTCCTGCCCCTCTTGGCGAAACGGCTTGCGGGTAAGGCGGAACTCCGCTGCGATAACGCGGCTAAGACAGCTATAGGTGTTCTGCCTCAATCGCTGCTTTTAAAAGATGCGGTGGAAGAAGACTGGGAAACCGAATTCCTCGATTACATCCTGGCGATAAAAACCGTGGACACCCTGGAGGAAGCGGTGACCCATATCAACCGGTACGGGACAAAACATTCCGAGGCGATCCTCACCAACGACCACCGTGCTGCGGAAGAATTTGAACGCCGGGTAGACGCCGCCTGCGTGTACACCAACGCCTCCACCAGGTTTACCGACGGCGGCCAGTTCGGCTTCGGGGCGGAGCTGGGGATCAGTACCCAGAAGTTCCACGCACGGGGCCCCATGGGGCTTGAAGCGCTGACTACGATAAAGTATCGTATACACGGAACAGGCCAGATACGGCCATAA
- a CDS encoding Crp/Fnr family transcriptional regulator, producing the protein MLYLQLNCPLFEGIKSDELDTLIGCLGARKRKYKKNTALIQKLEHITQRTTREKLLSYLSSQAVRAKGNSFEIPFNRQELADYLSIDRSAMSSELGRMRDEGLIALHKNHFTVTSPLIYQ; encoded by the coding sequence ATGTTGTATTTACAACTGAATTGTCCCCTCTTTGAAGGAATAAAGTCCGATGAATTGGATACTCTAATTGGCTGTCTGGGCGCCCGGAAACGGAAATACAAAAAAAACACTGCGCTGATACAAAAATTGGAGCATATAACCCAGCGCACCACCAGGGAAAAATTGCTTTCCTACTTGTCCTCCCAGGCAGTTAGAGCCAAAGGCAATAGTTTTGAAATCCCCTTTAACCGTCAGGAACTGGCGGATTATCTTTCCATAGACCGAAGCGCCATGTCCTCAGAGCTTGGACGTATGCGTGACGAAGGACTGATAGCGCTTCATAAGAATCATTTTACGGTAACAAGCCCTTTAATTTATCAATAA
- a CDS encoding HRDC domain-containing protein has translation MDNFTFIENESDLIAFRKYLYQENIDKISMDFEGDYNLHAYGEKLCLIQIFDGKKYFIIDPLKIRNEELINFFENKKIVKYMYGTESDISLIYKQYGIKLNNVFDQKILVDLLEIEPKGLDAILKSVLNIEIKNKKRFQMFNWLKRPIDKEALEYALNDVAHLFQINTILMKRIIDENKYNDLVLSIIKRDFEFEKERIPGVFKKFEFKNLSKGKKDIFTKIHTLRDEIAREYNLPPNNLLSNDTMFNLVNGRESPEKVRLDKKITEKTKNEIIDKLKGLLP, from the coding sequence ATGGATAATTTTACGTTTATAGAGAATGAATCCGATCTGATCGCCTTTAGAAAATATTTGTATCAGGAAAATATAGATAAAATATCCATGGATTTTGAGGGAGACTATAATCTTCATGCGTACGGGGAAAAATTATGTTTAATACAAATATTTGACGGTAAAAAATATTTTATAATAGATCCCTTAAAGATACGGAATGAAGAGCTAATAAACTTTTTTGAAAACAAAAAAATAGTGAAATATATGTATGGAACTGAATCGGACATTAGCCTTATCTATAAACAATACGGCATAAAATTAAATAATGTATTTGATCAAAAGATATTAGTAGATCTACTGGAGATAGAACCAAAAGGCCTTGATGCAATTTTAAAAAGTGTTTTAAATATTGAGATAAAGAATAAAAAAAGATTTCAAATGTTCAATTGGTTAAAACGTCCAATTGACAAGGAAGCTCTGGAATATGCCTTAAATGACGTTGCCCATCTATTCCAAATAAATACTATTTTAATGAAGAGAATAATAGATGAAAACAAGTATAATGATCTGGTACTATCAATAATCAAAAGAGATTTCGAATTTGAAAAGGAAAGGATCCCCGGAGTATTTAAAAAATTTGAATTCAAAAATTTGTCTAAGGGGAAAAAAGATATATTTACCAAAATTCACACTTTGCGTGATGAAATTGCACGGGAATATAATTTGCCGCCGAACAACTTATTAAGTAACGATACAATGTTTAATTTAGTAAACGGAAGGGAATCCCCGGAAAAGGTACGGTTGGATAAAAAAATAACGGAAAAAACAAAAAATGAAATTATTGATAAATTAAAGGGCTTGTTACCGTAA
- a CDS encoding P1 family peptidase, which yields MIKGMEEINIQDITGFRIGQEQNPDAATGCTVIICEEGAVCGVDVRGGSPGTRDTDALNPINNRKYVHAVLLSGGSSFGLDAAGGVMRFLEERGIGRDVGVTKIPNVCAAILFDLKCGDSRIRPDAAMGYAACENAFRGEVFQSGNFGAGTGATVGKTRGRRFAMKGGIGAAAFRYGDLLAGAIVAVNCVGDVLDDGAIIAGSLADDHRSFADSESIILKNYRMGNDFFNGDSDGSAANGMADGNTVLGCIITNAAMDKAGATRLAAQGQNGIARVIRPAHSIFDGDTVFALCTGKVAATMDAAGILCAAAMETAILNAIRNARSLGDYIAQTDLKGKNKYG from the coding sequence GTGATTAAGGGCATGGAAGAAATTAATATCCAAGACATTACCGGTTTCCGCATAGGCCAGGAACAGAACCCGGATGCCGCTACGGGCTGTACCGTTATTATCTGCGAGGAAGGGGCAGTCTGCGGCGTAGATGTTCGGGGTGGTTCCCCGGGTACCCGGGACACTGACGCCCTTAACCCCATCAATAACCGCAAGTATGTCCACGCAGTACTTCTGTCAGGGGGCAGCTCCTTCGGCCTGGACGCCGCAGGCGGTGTGATGCGCTTCCTGGAAGAGCGGGGCATAGGCCGGGATGTGGGGGTCACGAAAATTCCCAACGTATGCGCCGCCATCCTGTTCGACCTAAAGTGCGGCGATTCCCGTATCCGCCCCGACGCTGCCATGGGTTACGCCGCCTGCGAAAATGCCTTCCGCGGTGAAGTCTTTCAAAGCGGCAACTTCGGCGCAGGAACCGGCGCCACCGTGGGCAAGACCCGGGGAAGACGCTTTGCCATGAAGGGCGGTATAGGGGCTGCAGCATTCCGTTACGGGGACCTCTTAGCCGGGGCTATCGTGGCGGTTAACTGCGTTGGTGATGTACTCGACGACGGCGCCATCATCGCCGGATCCCTGGCGGATGACCACCGCAGTTTCGCAGACAGCGAGTCGATCATCCTGAAGAACTACCGAATGGGGAATGACTTTTTCAACGGCGATTCCGATGGCAGTGCCGCCAACGGCATGGCGGATGGGAACACAGTCCTGGGCTGTATTATCACCAACGCCGCAATGGACAAAGCCGGGGCCACCCGGCTTGCCGCCCAGGGGCAGAATGGCATAGCCCGTGTTATCCGCCCGGCCCACTCAATTTTTGACGGAGACACGGTCTTTGCCCTGTGTACCGGCAAAGTCGCCGCAACGATGGATGCCGCGGGGATACTCTGCGCAGCTGCGATGGAGACGGCAATCCTCAATGCCATAAGAAACGCCCGGTCTTTAGGAGACTATATCGCACAGACAGATTTAAAAGGAAAAAATAAATATGGATAA
- a CDS encoding flavoprotein, translated as MKNIILGISGSIAAYKAADLANTFTKEGHAVHVIMTASAQQFITPITFQTLTKNKVYTEMFDEIIYEDVRHISLAQKADIALIAPATANIIGKLASGIADDMLTTVIMAIQKKPIVICPAMNTAMYENPITQDNIKKLTGYGYQFVEPREARLACGDLGRGALADLDTIIAAVHRLLEQGQ; from the coding sequence ATGAAAAATATTATCCTAGGGATAAGCGGCAGTATCGCTGCCTACAAGGCTGCGGATCTCGCCAATACCTTCACCAAGGAAGGACACGCGGTCCATGTGATCATGACCGCCTCGGCGCAGCAGTTCATTACCCCCATTACCTTTCAGACCCTTACTAAAAATAAAGTGTACACCGAAATGTTCGATGAGATCATCTACGAAGATGTGCGCCACATATCATTGGCCCAGAAAGCGGACATTGCCCTGATCGCCCCGGCTACGGCCAACATCATCGGGAAACTTGCTTCGGGCATCGCCGACGATATGCTCACCACGGTGATCATGGCCATACAGAAGAAGCCCATAGTGATATGTCCCGCCATGAACACCGCCATGTACGAGAACCCGATAACCCAGGACAATATTAAAAAACTTACCGGGTACGGCTATCAATTTGTGGAGCCCCGTGAAGCCCGGCTTGCCTGCGGAGATCTGGGTAGGGGCGCCCTGGCGGATTTGGATACCATTATTGCTGCGGTACACCGGCTTCTTGAACAGGGCCAATAG
- a CDS encoding phosphopantothenoylcysteine decarboxylase has product MITAGGTMERIDSVRSITNHATGRLGSLIARCFDEKPETERIFYICGKNAPRPESPKTEITVIEDTAGLERAVRNILQSRRVDAIIHSMAVSDYRVRAVTTPALIAQAAGPVPNQSALLNALENAPSLEQGAKISSDEKRLVITLEPTVKIISLFQTLAPHTMIVGFKLLDHVPHETLIDTAYRLLEKNHCAYVLANDAGDIHGDAHIGYLVDAERRVQCFEDKSGIARGITENVIEKFKGRNKTPRRDT; this is encoded by the coding sequence ATGATTACCGCCGGCGGAACCATGGAACGGATTGATTCCGTCAGGAGTATTACCAACCATGCCACGGGCAGACTGGGCAGCCTCATCGCCCGCTGTTTTGATGAAAAGCCGGAAACGGAGCGTATCTTTTATATCTGCGGAAAAAACGCGCCCCGGCCCGAGTCCCCCAAGACGGAAATCACGGTAATTGAAGACACCGCCGGCCTGGAGCGGGCAGTACGGAATATTCTGCAAAGCCGCCGGGTGGACGCGATCATCCACAGCATGGCGGTGAGCGACTACCGGGTCCGGGCGGTCACCACCCCGGCTCTTATCGCCCAGGCAGCCGGACCGGTGCCGAACCAGTCCGCTCTGCTCAATGCCCTGGAAAACGCCCCTTCCTTGGAACAGGGTGCCAAGATAAGCTCCGATGAAAAGCGTCTGGTTATCACTCTGGAACCCACGGTGAAAATCATATCCCTGTTCCAAACCCTGGCGCCCCATACGATGATTGTGGGATTTAAGCTCCTGGACCATGTACCCCATGAGACTCTGATCGACACCGCGTATCGGCTCCTTGAAAAAAATCACTGCGCCTATGTGCTTGCCAATGACGCCGGAGATATTCACGGGGATGCCCATATCGGATACCTTGTGGATGCAGAACGCCGGGTTCAGTGTTTCGAAGATAAGAGCGGAATTGCCAGGGGTATTACAGAAAATGTAATTGAAAAATTCAAAGGGAGAAATAAAACGCCCCGGAGGGACACATGA
- a CDS encoding polysaccharide deacetylase family protein, with the protein MKKWVFLFVSILTALSVISCASRPSSVPGGVPESPGGRDTALEHPGKSPAETGLPGEAEPPLLSMEELIRKINANDPDLPRRYSIEPDGSIVVTGDPPGYEIRWDPENARPQESGVPGKTVFEMDFSVAKKDSGDERTGSFLWTIEEDDSGILLAFDDDYQAVWERYFDLLDRYGAHATFFVQGDYSSFCVAALSRGHEIGFHTKNHLNLVKVSRQVFFEETLGALETFRLLGFPLTAFAFPYGLSEPWMHEALGAVFPILRGFGVTYRLYTADAIRAGYISSKSIDNTQYKTDEAFKADIRAMLRIVKFSGGVLPLTTHTIAANAAWGISPERLEYLLKTAVELKLKFYRYGDFFSRE; encoded by the coding sequence ATGAAAAAATGGGTTTTTCTTTTCGTTTCCATCCTCACGGCGCTCAGCGTCATCTCCTGTGCGAGCAGACCGTCTTCCGTACCCGGCGGGGTTCCGGAATCCCCGGGCGGCCGGGATACAGCCCTTGAACATCCGGGGAAGTCTCCTGCGGAAACAGGATTACCCGGTGAGGCCGAGCCGCCCCTTTTGTCCATGGAAGAGCTTATACGGAAAATAAACGCCAATGATCCGGACCTTCCCCGGCGGTACTCCATTGAGCCTGATGGCAGCATTGTTGTTACCGGAGATCCGCCAGGTTATGAAATTCGCTGGGACCCGGAGAACGCCCGGCCGCAGGAATCCGGTGTTCCCGGAAAAACCGTATTTGAGATGGATTTTTCGGTTGCCAAAAAAGACAGCGGGGATGAACGGACCGGCTCTTTCCTCTGGACAATCGAGGAAGACGATTCGGGGATACTGCTGGCCTTTGACGATGATTACCAGGCTGTCTGGGAGCGGTATTTTGATCTTCTGGATCGTTACGGCGCGCATGCTACCTTTTTTGTTCAGGGAGACTATTCTTCCTTCTGCGTCGCCGCTCTAAGCCGGGGGCATGAGATCGGGTTCCACACAAAAAACCACCTGAATTTAGTTAAGGTTTCCCGCCAAGTGTTTTTTGAGGAAACCCTTGGAGCTCTGGAAACCTTCCGGCTGCTGGGGTTTCCCCTTACGGCCTTCGCCTTTCCCTACGGTCTTTCCGAGCCATGGATGCACGAAGCCCTGGGAGCGGTTTTTCCCATACTCAGGGGATTCGGCGTTACCTATCGTTTATATACCGCAGATGCCATACGGGCCGGCTATATTTCCTCAAAGTCCATTGATAATACCCAATATAAAACCGACGAAGCCTTCAAAGCCGATATCAGGGCCATGCTAAGGATTGTAAAGTTTTCAGGCGGTGTCCTGCCCCTCACAACCCACACTATTGCTGCGAATGCCGCCTGGGGTATCAGCCCGGAACGCCTGGAGTACCTGCTTAAAACGGCGGTGGAACTGAAACTGAAATTTTACCGGTACGGGGATTTTTTTAGCAGGGAGTGA
- a CDS encoding GNAT family N-acetyltransferase, whose protein sequence is MDYFTINGNIRLRYAEEKDTALILEFIRGLAEYEHLLDQVEATPEDLKKYIFHEHKAEVIIGEYKGIPAGFALFFHNFSTFLGRPGIYIEDLFVKPELRGKGLGKALFTCLAALAVERNCGRLEWSCLNWNEPSIAFYKAQGGQPLTEWTTFRVTGDKLTDMAGRSGKL, encoded by the coding sequence ATGGATTATTTTACTATTAATGGAAACATTCGTCTGCGTTATGCGGAAGAAAAAGACACGGCCCTTATCCTGGAATTTATCCGGGGCCTGGCGGAATACGAACATCTTCTGGATCAGGTTGAAGCCACCCCGGAGGACCTTAAAAAATATATCTTTCACGAACACAAAGCCGAGGTGATCATCGGTGAATATAAGGGTATTCCTGCTGGGTTTGCCCTTTTCTTCCATAATTTTTCTACCTTCCTGGGAAGGCCCGGTATTTACATTGAAGACCTTTTCGTAAAACCGGAACTGCGGGGCAAGGGACTGGGCAAAGCCCTGTTCACCTGCCTTGCGGCCCTGGCGGTGGAAAGAAACTGCGGCCGTTTGGAATGGTCCTGCCTCAATTGGAACGAACCCTCTATCGCCTTTTACAAAGCCCAGGGCGGACAGCCCCTTACGGAGTGGACCACCTTCAGAGTCACTGGGGATAAGCTTACGGATATGGCGGGCCGATCGGGGAAGCTATAA
- a CDS encoding lactate racemase domain-containing protein, translating into MPGVIEQLCNEVQLPKMLKVRQHFDRQKIPVEEIPQAVLAELSHPGIVDAIKPGKRVAITCGSRGVANIALITKAIVDFVKSRGAEPFVVPAMGSHGGATAEGQRALIESYGVTEEFIRCPIVSSMETVLIGTSEEGHGVRIDRNAAESDAIIVAGRIKPHTDFRGPYESGLMKMMAIGLGKREGASICHEAGFGQMHHMVPLFGRCILKNAPIALGFAILENAYYETYKFTALRPDEFDEKEPILLEEAKTHIPKILFESADVLVVDRIGKDISGDGMDPNVTGPSSCSPYVTGGLNVQRTVVLDLTPATHGGAMGIGAAQTTTRRLFNKIDLDATYVNALTSTVLDFARLPCILDTDKQAIQLAVLSCLGRSRTQPRIIRIADSGHTENIWVSEHLQKEAEGNPGVEIVSAPEPWAFNTDGNLW; encoded by the coding sequence ATGCCCGGTGTTATAGAACAATTGTGTAATGAAGTTCAGCTTCCCAAGATGCTTAAGGTACGGCAGCATTTTGATCGTCAAAAAATTCCTGTGGAAGAAATACCCCAGGCGGTTTTAGCGGAACTTTCCCACCCCGGCATTGTGGATGCAATCAAGCCGGGTAAACGGGTCGCAATTACCTGTGGTAGCCGCGGCGTTGCGAATATCGCACTTATTACAAAAGCAATTGTAGACTTTGTTAAATCAAGAGGCGCGGAGCCCTTCGTGGTACCCGCCATGGGAAGTCATGGCGGAGCCACCGCCGAAGGACAGCGTGCTTTAATTGAAAGTTATGGGGTCACCGAAGAATTTATCCGGTGCCCCATCGTTTCATCTATGGAAACCGTGCTTATCGGTACCAGCGAAGAGGGCCACGGGGTACGCATTGATCGTAATGCGGCGGAGTCCGATGCGATTATCGTAGCAGGAAGGATAAAACCGCATACAGATTTTCGGGGCCCCTACGAAAGCGGGTTGATGAAAATGATGGCTATCGGATTGGGGAAACGGGAAGGGGCAAGCATTTGCCACGAAGCCGGTTTTGGTCAGATGCACCACATGGTGCCGCTTTTTGGCCGTTGTATTCTGAAAAACGCCCCCATCGCCTTAGGATTTGCTATCCTTGAAAACGCCTATTATGAAACCTATAAATTCACCGCCCTGCGGCCGGATGAATTCGATGAAAAGGAACCTATCCTTTTAGAAGAAGCCAAAACACATATTCCGAAGATCCTTTTTGAAAGCGCCGATGTACTGGTTGTTGACCGGATAGGAAAGGATATAAGCGGAGACGGGATGGATCCAAATGTTACCGGCCCCAGTTCATGTTCGCCCTATGTAACCGGAGGCTTGAATGTACAGCGCACCGTGGTACTCGATCTTACCCCGGCTACCCACGGCGGCGCCATGGGTATCGGCGCCGCTCAGACTACTACCCGGCGGCTTTTTAACAAGATCGATTTAGACGCCACCTATGTCAATGCTTTAACCAGTACTGTGTTGGATTTTGCGCGCCTTCCCTGTATTCTTGATACGGATAAACAGGCGATACAACTCGCGGTGCTATCCTGTCTGGGCCGCAGCCGAACCCAGCCGCGGATCATCCGTATCGCCGACAGCGGACATACCGAAAATATTTGGGTATCAGAACATTTACAAAAAGAGGCGGAAGGAAATCCCGGGGTTGAAATTGTAAGTGCCCCAGAGCCATGGGCTTTTAATACGGATGGGAATTTATGGTAA